The following proteins are encoded in a genomic region of bacterium HR17:
- the spoIIIE gene encoding DNA translocase SpoIIIE has protein sequence MPERRKIGRKSRFQGTPNRIVPSDLWYEVAGIVLLAVGGLLFVGLSGSGGGVVLRHFVTALTTLLGLGARALTVLTAFLGLALIVQKRRLPLAPLLVGGGALLWVLVTAVHLTVPRGNEWAQEMVPTHGGWIGAATAFLLRKAFGDVGAVIVLMALTLVGCLVATRRTLTDIVRSIQQRCAEAWRSYRHKRQERRAASTPSSSADERIKRSPTTPHPAPPEPSPAGAHGQEKPAKAEPLRPSVGNDPSEDAEFPFPMETLVAATAPKRGRRRDLPFLPEHYEKVVSVLDPPRPEDNPETAASEEEGIRLVEETLASFRIEAKVVNVKRGPVITRYEVQPAPGVRVRRIENLADDLALALAAIDVRVEAPVPGKSVIGIEVPNKRIALVRLRELVELEQFKAAPSKLTFALGKDIAGTPRLADLSKMPHLLIGGATNSGKSVCLNSLIVSLLARAHPDELKLSLIDPKRVELTLFNGVPHLAHPVVVDAKGAARALKCAIREMERRYRLFAERGVRNIDSYNETVKGDETAEPLPHIVVVIDELADLMMQAGSEFEKLICRIAQLARATGIHLVVATQRPSVNVITGLIKANIPSRIAFAVASQTDSRVILDCNGAERLIGRGDMLFQPIDAPKPIRIQGAFLTEQEVHRVVEVLVNEYGEPDDYLFDVYSDEDEEAQWLGVRLDKKDPLFDRAVEVVRRKGYASASLLQRELEIGYPRAGKLIDQLEKAGIIGPAEGNKPRKVLAPFMDITSVPPDSATEEA, from the coding sequence ATGCCAGAGCGACGAAAAATCGGGCGCAAAAGCAGGTTCCAAGGGACGCCAAACCGTATCGTGCCGTCCGATTTGTGGTATGAAGTGGCTGGTATCGTCCTGTTGGCAGTTGGGGGGTTGCTGTTCGTCGGTCTGTCTGGCAGCGGTGGTGGTGTCGTCCTACGGCACTTCGTGACAGCGCTCACAACGCTGCTGGGCTTGGGCGCTCGGGCGCTCACTGTCCTGACCGCCTTTTTGGGCTTAGCGCTCATCGTGCAAAAACGGCGGCTCCCGTTAGCGCCGCTTCTTGTGGGCGGTGGGGCATTGCTGTGGGTGTTGGTGACAGCGGTGCATTTGACGGTGCCGCGCGGCAATGAGTGGGCTCAAGAGATGGTGCCCACGCACGGCGGTTGGATCGGTGCCGCCACTGCTTTCCTTTTGCGCAAAGCCTTCGGCGATGTCGGTGCCGTGATTGTCTTAATGGCGCTGACGCTGGTCGGATGCTTGGTCGCAACGCGACGGACATTGACCGACATCGTGCGGTCAATACAGCAACGGTGCGCCGAGGCGTGGCGATCTTACCGGCACAAGCGCCAAGAACGCCGCGCGGCGTCCACTCCATCGTCGTCCGCTGACGAGCGCATAAAACGGTCCCCGACGACACCCCATCCAGCGCCACCAGAACCCTCGCCCGCTGGCGCCCACGGGCAAGAGAAGCCGGCAAAGGCTGAGCCCTTGCGCCCCTCGGTCGGCAATGACCCCTCTGAGGACGCAGAATTTCCGTTCCCGATGGAAACGCTGGTAGCCGCGACAGCGCCCAAGCGAGGACGGCGCCGCGACTTGCCGTTCCTGCCCGAGCACTACGAAAAAGTCGTGTCCGTCTTGGACCCGCCGCGCCCTGAAGACAACCCTGAAACAGCGGCGAGTGAAGAGGAAGGCATCCGCTTGGTAGAAGAAACATTGGCAAGTTTTCGGATTGAGGCAAAGGTCGTTAATGTCAAGCGCGGTCCGGTGATCACGCGTTATGAGGTGCAGCCGGCGCCGGGCGTTCGGGTCAGGCGGATTGAAAACCTCGCCGACGATTTGGCGCTGGCGCTGGCGGCAATAGATGTCCGCGTGGAAGCGCCGGTGCCAGGCAAAAGCGTCATCGGCATTGAAGTCCCCAACAAACGCATCGCGTTGGTGCGGCTCCGCGAGTTGGTGGAGTTGGAGCAGTTCAAGGCGGCACCGTCCAAACTGACCTTCGCGTTGGGGAAAGATATCGCCGGCACGCCGCGGTTGGCGGACTTGAGCAAAATGCCCCATTTGCTTATCGGTGGGGCGACCAACAGTGGGAAAAGCGTTTGCCTCAACTCGCTCATTGTCAGCCTGCTGGCACGGGCACACCCCGACGAGTTAAAGTTGAGCCTGATTGACCCCAAGCGCGTGGAGTTGACGCTGTTCAACGGTGTCCCACACTTGGCGCACCCGGTCGTCGTGGACGCGAAAGGCGCTGCACGGGCGTTGAAGTGCGCGATCCGCGAGATGGAACGGCGTTATCGCCTTTTCGCCGAACGAGGCGTCCGCAACATTGACAGTTACAACGAGACGGTAAAAGGCGATGAGACCGCTGAACCGCTGCCCCACATCGTCGTCGTTATTGACGAGTTAGCCGACTTGATGATGCAAGCCGGCAGCGAGTTTGAAAAGTTGATTTGCCGCATCGCCCAATTGGCGCGGGCGACGGGTATTCACTTGGTCGTCGCCACGCAGCGCCCCTCAGTCAATGTCATCACCGGACTCATCAAAGCCAACATCCCGTCCCGCATCGCCTTTGCCGTCGCGTCGCAAACGGACAGCCGCGTGATTTTGGATTGCAACGGTGCCGAGCGGCTCATCGGACGCGGGGATATGCTGTTCCAACCGATTGATGCCCCCAAGCCGATTCGCATCCAAGGCGCTTTCCTCACCGAGCAGGAAGTCCATCGGGTCGTGGAGGTGTTGGTCAACGAATATGGTGAACCTGACGACTACCTATTTGATGTTTACAGCGACGAAGATGAAGAAGCGCAGTGGTTGGGCGTGCGGTTGGATAAAAAGGACCCGCTGTTTGACCGCGCCGTAGAGGTCGTGCGACGCAAGGGTTACGCATCCGCCAGTTTGCTGCAGCGAGAGTTGGAGATCGGCTACCCGCGAGCGGGCAAATTGATTGACCAACTGGAAAAAGCCGGGATCATCGGTCCTGCGGAAGGCAACAAACCGCGCAAAGTGCTCGCGCCGTTTATGGACATCACCTCGGTGCCGCCTGATAGCGCCACCGAGGAGGCATAA
- the moaE gene encoding Molybdopterin synthase catalytic subunit: protein MAPQVQVHVQFFGPTKDLTGCERVTTVLPATTSVATVMATLAERFPSLQELLPHCRLALNGRYVEGALQLRDGDHLALIPPVSGGSVTASPFVAVTDQPINVPALLHMVETSEAGAVVTFLGAVRRHSHGKTVTAVTYEAFVPMAEQELQRIGEEMQQRWQLSRVALVHRVGTLSVGEVSVAIVVAAPHRADAFDAARYAIERIKEIVPIWKREHFADGSSQWVTPLAHP, encoded by the coding sequence ATGGCACCTCAAGTTCAAGTGCATGTTCAGTTTTTTGGACCCACCAAAGACTTGACAGGTTGCGAACGGGTGACAACGGTGTTGCCCGCAACGACTTCGGTCGCAACGGTCATGGCAACTTTGGCGGAACGTTTCCCGTCACTGCAAGAGTTGCTACCGCATTGCCGGTTAGCCCTCAACGGGCGCTATGTGGAAGGGGCGCTGCAGTTGCGAGACGGTGACCATCTGGCGCTCATCCCACCTGTCAGCGGGGGGAGCGTGACCGCTTCCCCTTTTGTCGCTGTCACCGACCAACCGATCAATGTGCCCGCACTGCTGCACATGGTGGAAACATCTGAAGCGGGCGCCGTCGTGACCTTTTTGGGGGCAGTGCGGCGGCATAGCCACGGGAAAACCGTCACCGCCGTCACTTACGAAGCCTTTGTCCCGATGGCGGAACAGGAATTACAGCGCATCGGGGAAGAGATGCAACAGCGTTGGCAATTAAGCCGTGTCGCTCTCGTTCATCGGGTCGGAACGCTGTCAGTCGGGGAAGTCTCGGTCGCCATCGTCGTCGCAGCGCCCCATCGGGCAGACGCTTTTGACGCCGCGCGTTACGCCATTGAACGCATCAAGGAAATTGTGCCCATTTGGAAGCGCGAACACTTTGCTGACGGCTCGTCTCAATGGGTGACCCCTCTCGCACACCCATGA
- the stkP_3 gene encoding Serine/threonine-protein kinase StkP, translating into MQMCPECSADNKDTARFCIRCGAPLRRLRGRGTVLQGRYRLERVLGCGGMGAVYLATDLRLGNKVALKENLDMSPESQNQFAMEARILAHLRHPHLPRVQDFFVADGRQYLVMDYIAGDSLEDLVRKRGPLPPAEAVKWLLQVLDAVQYLHAQNPPIIHRDIKPANIKLGTDGKAYLVDFGIAKVLQAGNRTQAGARAVTPGYSPPEQYGTAPTDQRSDIYALGATLYFAVTGRVPPEAIERVTGHTDKLIPPRSINPTIPPALEQAILRAMRVTPAERFASVGEMRRALNTALTAPSALPQPKSRHRPQRAPSNPANLPATGVSVVAAPIWLRAVAFFLDLLIWGGVSWLVTLGYATALTYWSQQPFWWVWDEMMQRHVLSAMFLGGFFIYRSLMHAAAGRTVGKALCGLRVVNRQGLPCGWWRAIVREIMFSLVWCACGLGIVWALFDPYKQGWHDLAAGTFVVRHQ; encoded by the coding sequence ATGCAGATGTGCCCCGAATGCAGTGCGGACAACAAGGACACGGCGCGGTTCTGCATCCGTTGTGGTGCCCCGTTGCGACGGTTGCGGGGGCGGGGAACGGTGTTGCAAGGACGGTATCGGCTGGAACGGGTTTTGGGATGCGGCGGGATGGGCGCGGTCTATCTGGCGACGGATTTGCGGTTGGGCAACAAAGTGGCGCTCAAAGAGAACTTAGACATGTCGCCTGAAAGCCAGAACCAGTTTGCGATGGAAGCCCGCATCTTAGCACATCTGCGCCATCCCCATCTGCCCCGCGTGCAAGATTTTTTCGTCGCGGACGGACGGCAATATCTCGTCATGGACTACATTGCAGGCGACAGTTTGGAGGATTTGGTGCGCAAGCGAGGTCCACTGCCGCCAGCGGAAGCCGTGAAATGGTTGTTGCAAGTTTTAGACGCCGTGCAGTATTTGCACGCGCAAAATCCGCCCATCATCCACCGCGACATCAAACCCGCCAACATCAAATTGGGAACAGATGGCAAAGCATATTTGGTTGACTTTGGCATCGCCAAAGTGCTCCAGGCAGGCAACCGCACGCAAGCGGGTGCCCGCGCGGTCACGCCGGGCTATTCGCCGCCAGAGCAATACGGCACGGCACCGACCGATCAACGCTCCGATATTTACGCGTTGGGGGCAACGCTTTACTTTGCGGTAACAGGGCGCGTGCCGCCTGAAGCGATTGAGCGGGTGACGGGGCACACCGATAAACTCATCCCGCCCCGCAGCATCAACCCAACCATCCCGCCTGCATTAGAACAAGCCATTTTGCGGGCGATGCGGGTCACACCCGCTGAACGGTTTGCCTCGGTTGGCGAGATGCGGCGGGCTCTCAACACCGCTTTGACGGCTCCATCAGCGCTTCCCCAACCAAAATCGCGGCATCGCCCCCAACGAGCGCCGAGCAACCCCGCCAATTTACCGGCGACAGGGGTGTCCGTCGTCGCAGCCCCGATCTGGTTGCGCGCGGTCGCGTTCTTCCTGGACTTGCTAATTTGGGGCGGTGTCAGTTGGTTGGTGACTTTGGGATATGCGACGGCGTTAACTTATTGGTCGCAACAACCCTTTTGGTGGGTATGGGACGAAATGATGCAGCGACATGTGTTGAGTGCGATGTTTCTGGGCGGCTTTTTCATCTACCGCTCCCTAATGCACGCTGCAGCCGGACGCACCGTAGGTAAAGCCCTTTGCGGGTTACGGGTTGTGAACCGACAAGGACTACCTTGCGGCTGGTGGCGGGCAATCGTGCGCGAAATTATGTTCAGCCTCGTTTGGTGTGCCTGCGGGTTAGGTATCGTCTGGGCGCTCTTTGACCCTTACAAGCAGGGTTGGCATGACTTAGCGGCAGGCACCTTTGTCGTGCGCCATCAGTAG
- the iolX_10 gene encoding scyllo-inositol 2-dehydrogenase (NAD(+)): MLRVGVIGTGDVARKSYLPNLHDPDAGIILQAVCDRVQERAAAAARDFGAQAVYTDAATMLEREELDVVFVLTPLLTHAPIVRQVLQAGKHCYSEKPLTLSRREADELAEMAERNKVLLLCAPIYPLLPPVQFLRDLVARGALGKVALARAHSSHGGPDRGTFHTDAGNYFRAETAGPYAPLYDMGVYALTLLTFVLGSVRRVVAMAGTAIPTRRIEKVLEAGFVPYTLQVTTRDNGFVLLDFGDGCFACVDASFCMRYNRTPTYEFYGSHGALTADLWRNEIWLVSEVDGFQHPDGWHRVEVPPEKIPAERQREGERRPTMGQRVAEHVRQCLATGMLSPIHVRFARHIVEVMEKALLALETGQVQEVESRLPTG; the protein is encoded by the coding sequence ATGCTGCGCGTCGGCGTGATCGGGACAGGCGATGTGGCGCGCAAAAGTTACTTGCCCAACTTGCACGACCCTGACGCAGGCATCATCTTGCAGGCGGTCTGCGATCGCGTGCAAGAACGAGCGGCAGCCGCCGCTCGCGACTTCGGGGCACAAGCGGTTTACACGGACGCCGCAACGATGTTGGAACGCGAAGAGTTGGATGTCGTGTTCGTGCTGACACCGTTGCTCACCCATGCGCCTATCGTTCGGCAAGTGTTGCAGGCGGGTAAACACTGCTACTCGGAAAAGCCGCTGACCTTGAGCCGCCGAGAAGCGGACGAGTTGGCGGAAATGGCGGAGCGCAACAAGGTGCTACTGTTGTGTGCGCCGATTTACCCGTTGCTGCCGCCGGTGCAATTTTTGCGGGATTTGGTGGCGCGGGGGGCGTTGGGCAAGGTGGCGCTTGCCCGCGCCCATAGCAGTCATGGCGGTCCTGACCGCGGCACTTTTCACACCGATGCAGGCAACTACTTTCGGGCAGAAACGGCGGGACCTTACGCACCCCTTTACGACATGGGCGTTTATGCCTTAACGCTGCTGACCTTCGTTTTAGGTTCGGTGCGCCGCGTCGTGGCAATGGCGGGCACCGCCATCCCCACGCGGCGGATTGAAAAGGTGCTGGAGGCGGGTTTTGTGCCCTACACGCTGCAAGTGACGACGCGTGATAACGGGTTTGTGCTGTTGGATTTCGGCGACGGGTGCTTCGCATGCGTGGACGCCAGTTTCTGCATGCGCTACAACCGAACGCCGACCTACGAGTTTTACGGCAGTCACGGGGCGCTGACAGCGGATTTGTGGCGCAACGAAATTTGGCTCGTCAGCGAAGTGGACGGGTTTCAGCATCCCGACGGATGGCACCGGGTGGAGGTGCCGCCCGAAAAGATACCGGCGGAGCGACAGCGTGAGGGCGAACGGCGCCCGACGATGGGGCAACGGGTCGCTGAGCATGTGCGGCAGTGTTTGGCGACAGGTATGCTGTCGCCCATCCATGTCCGTTTTGCCCGTCACATTGTTGAGGTCATGGAGAAGGCATTGCTGGCGTTGGAGACGGGGCAAGTGCAGGAAGTGGAAAGTCGCTTGCCGACAGGGTGA
- the rpfG_2 gene encoding Cyclic di-GMP phosphodiesterase response regulator RpfG, producing the protein MPTRVLLLADDERIVNLFRSAEPEVCAVSSMPAAVARLHEPWSVVAALYPLTRGDSIAWLKESQDHCPHAGRLLVCASPPSVETVLRAVNVAQVSHVLVAPQSPEQVRLAVLQTQAAAEKARAAALIPFAEGLTELTDTDNATRAGHALRVQHYAWAIGQAMQLPDHLLAALRLACLLHDLGKVAAPDDESQQHPLYGAYWALRCGLAKEVQEAIRYHHERWDGTGVPEGLKGSDIPLLARLIAMADAYDRWTTELKLPPAQLHAQLHGSAGKAMDPQIVQALFALREPHDVFAVLEQRDDLPVLAPVVQQALELLMRDDFDWRQVAEVLSRDERLAAHLLRLANSAITGFRRRITNLPTALRVLGARPVCNLLLTLSVRPLLRVSAEYDLWRHSLGCALLARAIAQRTRQVEPDEAFAAGLLHDIGKNLLWRYFPEGSRRAHEITQRQRCPLFLAERLIFGTTHAEVGGWLLERWRLPSPLPEAVATHHDPPPDAAPLVWHIYWANALWHQAQGTPTDRHHWCPLPVALAWQKTLSDVSTLVAEADQQVREVERLMGV; encoded by the coding sequence ATGCCCACACGGGTCCTTTTGCTCGCCGATGACGAACGCATCGTCAATTTGTTCCGGAGCGCGGAGCCGGAAGTCTGTGCGGTTTCTTCTATGCCTGCGGCAGTCGCTCGGTTGCATGAGCCATGGTCGGTCGTGGCAGCCCTTTACCCTTTGACCCGTGGGGACAGTATCGCGTGGTTAAAGGAGAGTCAAGACCATTGCCCCCATGCAGGGCGATTACTGGTGTGCGCATCGCCTCCGTCCGTTGAAACGGTGTTGCGCGCCGTCAATGTCGCACAAGTTTCGCATGTCCTCGTCGCACCCCAGTCACCCGAGCAAGTGCGCCTCGCAGTGCTCCAAACTCAAGCCGCTGCGGAAAAGGCACGCGCTGCAGCGTTGATTCCTTTCGCAGAGGGGTTAACGGAGTTAACTGACACCGACAACGCGACAAGGGCAGGACACGCGCTGCGGGTGCAACATTACGCTTGGGCGATCGGGCAAGCGATGCAACTGCCAGACCATCTACTGGCTGCGTTGCGGCTCGCTTGCTTGCTGCACGACCTCGGCAAAGTTGCGGCGCCTGACGATGAATCCCAGCAGCATCCCCTTTACGGTGCTTATTGGGCGTTGCGGTGTGGGCTGGCAAAAGAAGTGCAAGAAGCCATCCGCTATCACCACGAACGCTGGGACGGCACCGGGGTGCCAGAGGGGCTAAAGGGCAGCGATATCCCACTGTTAGCCCGGTTAATCGCCATGGCAGATGCCTATGACCGATGGACGACTGAGTTGAAGTTGCCGCCGGCTCAACTGCACGCGCAATTGCACGGCAGTGCAGGCAAGGCGATGGACCCTCAAATCGTTCAAGCGCTCTTTGCGTTACGCGAGCCGCACGATGTGTTCGCCGTTTTAGAACAGCGGGACGACTTACCCGTGTTGGCGCCGGTCGTGCAACAAGCCTTAGAGTTGTTGATGCGTGATGACTTTGATTGGCGCCAGGTCGCTGAAGTCTTGTCGCGCGATGAACGGTTGGCAGCCCACCTGTTGCGGTTGGCGAACTCCGCCATCACAGGGTTTCGTCGTCGCATTACCAACTTACCAACCGCTTTGCGCGTGCTGGGGGCGCGTCCCGTTTGCAACCTTTTGCTGACGCTCTCGGTCCGGCCGCTGCTACGGGTATCGGCGGAATACGACCTATGGCGCCATTCGTTGGGATGCGCTTTGTTGGCGCGGGCGATTGCCCAACGAACGCGGCAGGTTGAACCGGACGAAGCCTTCGCCGCTGGGCTGTTGCACGATATCGGCAAGAATTTGCTGTGGCGCTACTTCCCTGAGGGATCGCGGCGTGCCCACGAGATTACTCAACGGCAACGATGCCCGCTATTTCTCGCAGAGCGGTTGATTTTCGGCACGACCCATGCAGAAGTGGGCGGATGGCTGTTGGAGCGATGGCGCCTGCCCAGCCCGTTGCCAGAGGCGGTTGCGACCCATCACGATCCACCTCCCGATGCTGCACCGTTGGTATGGCACATTTACTGGGCAAACGCCCTGTGGCACCAGGCGCAAGGGACACCGACCGACAGGCACCACTGGTGCCCGTTGCCCGTCGCGTTAGCGTGGCAAAAAACCTTGTCGGATGTGTCAACGCTGGTCGCGGAGGCTGACCAACAGGTGCGCGAAGTGGAACGGCTGATGGGCGTTTGA
- the hflX gene encoding GTPase HflX, whose translation MEVIGIALNQPTLSKAPRKERAVLVGVAFNGADDLRESLSELAALADTAELEVVGMVTQVRREADPAYFVGRGKAEEVARLCGELNADIVIVDHELTPAQARNLENLVGVRVVDRTELILDIFARRARTKQAMLQVELAQLQYQLPRLRRMWQHLSRLGGGIGTRGPGETQLEIDQRRAKKRIADLQRQLREIQRQTSARVQSRKERQLFTVALVGYTNVGKSTLMNALTKAQVFVEDRLFATLDATTRVLVLPDGHRALLTDTIGFIRKLPPHLIASFHATLEEVRTADLLLHVADVTHPALDDHIAVVERTLQEIGAGGKPTILVLNKADRLPPDWDRERLSQRYPNALLVSALTGNGLDELRRRIQREYAKQRLVRVRGQLALWAQDLVAFAYRNGVVYSVAYTDDAIVLDAEMERHFAEHLQKQVTLLNAGSVSVTPVVAESNAHQPFHFAHLLVSLRDQR comes from the coding sequence GTGGAGGTGATCGGCATCGCGTTGAACCAACCAACTTTATCCAAAGCGCCGCGCAAAGAACGCGCTGTGCTCGTCGGTGTGGCGTTCAACGGCGCCGACGATTTGCGTGAGTCCTTGTCGGAATTAGCGGCGTTGGCAGACACCGCCGAACTAGAAGTGGTCGGCATGGTGACGCAAGTGCGCCGTGAGGCTGACCCCGCTTATTTCGTCGGACGCGGTAAAGCCGAAGAAGTCGCTCGCTTGTGTGGAGAACTCAACGCCGACATAGTCATCGTTGACCACGAGCTGACCCCCGCTCAAGCCCGCAACTTAGAAAACTTGGTGGGGGTGCGGGTCGTTGACCGCACCGAGTTGATCTTGGACATCTTCGCCCGTCGCGCCCGCACCAAACAAGCGATGCTGCAGGTGGAGTTAGCGCAACTGCAATACCAACTGCCCCGCCTGCGCCGCATGTGGCAGCACCTGTCACGCTTGGGCGGCGGCATCGGCACACGCGGTCCTGGCGAAACGCAGTTGGAGATAGACCAACGCCGTGCCAAAAAACGCATCGCTGACTTGCAGCGCCAGTTGCGGGAAATCCAGCGCCAAACCAGCGCCCGTGTGCAGAGCCGTAAGGAACGACAACTGTTCACCGTCGCCCTCGTCGGCTACACGAATGTCGGTAAGTCCACGCTGATGAACGCTCTGACAAAAGCGCAAGTGTTTGTGGAAGACCGCTTGTTCGCGACGCTGGATGCGACGACCCGCGTGTTGGTCCTCCCTGACGGACACCGTGCTCTGTTAACGGACACCATCGGGTTCATCCGCAAACTACCGCCTCACCTCATCGCGTCCTTCCACGCGACGCTGGAGGAAGTGCGCACCGCTGATTTGCTGCTGCATGTCGCTGATGTCACCCATCCAGCGCTTGACGATCACATCGCTGTCGTGGAACGCACCTTGCAAGAAATCGGTGCAGGCGGTAAGCCGACGATTCTGGTTCTCAACAAAGCCGACCGGCTACCACCTGACTGGGACCGCGAGCGGTTAAGCCAACGCTACCCCAACGCCCTGCTGGTGTCCGCACTCACTGGAAACGGTTTGGACGAACTGCGCCGACGCATTCAGCGCGAATACGCCAAACAACGATTGGTGCGGGTGCGGGGGCAGTTAGCGCTGTGGGCGCAAGACCTCGTGGCGTTCGCCTACCGCAACGGCGTCGTTTACAGTGTCGCCTATACGGATGACGCCATCGTGTTGGATGCCGAAATGGAGCGCCACTTCGCTGAGCACTTGCAGAAGCAGGTCACCTTGTTGAACGCTGGTTCAGTGAGTGTGACGCCCGTCGTCGCAGAATCAAACGCCCATCAGCCGTTCCACTTCGCGCACCTGTTGGTCAGCCTCCGCGACCAGCGTTGA
- a CDS encoding putative zinc protease, with translation MTLWEPVRMTLPNGCTVIARRVAATPMVTVHGFIKGGAVWDSPTKPGCAALMAQVMRRGTEHHSAQEIDDLLERRGAELSLNVQPEGLAIQLSCLPQDLPDCLRLMAEVLRYPTFPDDEVEKQRLRWLNALRDALTRPEEVSRRRFLQLAYPPDHPFHCPVEGTPEGVATVTRDDLLATHRRVTPSNGVFAVVGNMEPQALAEQLALALADWTADGTPVVFPPASLPPSTVLERQALPDRTQCWIAMGHRGLRRTDERFYAANVLVTILGAGWGRLFTQIRDNQGLAYAVSASLQAGLGEGPFLVRMGVNPKDVDRALDSALAELRKACQEPPSPDEVADAKNYLLGRLVLGMETSAGVASLLVNCELFGLGLDYPQRAKCFYDPITPEQVLEVARSVLHPDRVAIAIAGP, from the coding sequence ATGACATTGTGGGAACCCGTTCGGATGACGCTGCCCAACGGTTGCACAGTGATCGCCCGTCGGGTCGCCGCGACGCCAATGGTCACTGTGCATGGGTTCATCAAAGGTGGTGCAGTGTGGGACAGCCCCACAAAGCCCGGTTGCGCAGCGTTGATGGCGCAAGTGATGCGCCGTGGCACAGAACACCACTCCGCTCAAGAAATTGATGACTTACTGGAACGGCGCGGAGCGGAATTGTCTTTAAATGTTCAGCCCGAAGGTTTAGCGATTCAACTGAGTTGCTTACCGCAGGACTTGCCTGACTGCCTCCGCTTGATGGCAGAGGTGCTGCGATACCCGACCTTTCCCGACGACGAAGTAGAAAAACAGCGTTTGCGTTGGCTGAACGCCCTGCGGGATGCGTTGACCCGCCCTGAAGAAGTTTCCCGCCGACGGTTTTTGCAACTGGCTTACCCCCCCGATCACCCTTTCCATTGTCCCGTTGAAGGGACACCGGAAGGTGTGGCGACGGTAACGCGGGACGATCTGCTGGCAACTCATCGTCGGGTAACCCCTTCCAACGGCGTTTTTGCCGTTGTCGGCAATATGGAACCGCAAGCCTTAGCCGAACAATTGGCGCTTGCGCTGGCAGATTGGACAGCGGATGGGACGCCTGTCGTGTTCCCGCCCGCCTCACTGCCGCCAAGCACTGTGTTGGAGCGGCAGGCTTTACCTGACCGCACGCAGTGTTGGATCGCAATGGGGCACCGAGGACTGCGCCGCACCGATGAACGGTTTTACGCCGCCAATGTGCTGGTGACCATTTTGGGGGCAGGATGGGGCCGACTGTTCACGCAAATTCGGGACAATCAAGGGTTGGCGTACGCCGTCAGCGCATCGCTACAAGCCGGTTTGGGCGAGGGACCTTTCCTCGTGCGCATGGGCGTCAACCCCAAAGATGTGGACCGAGCGCTGGACAGCGCCTTGGCGGAGTTGCGCAAAGCCTGTCAAGAACCGCCCAGCCCCGATGAAGTCGCCGACGCTAAAAACTACCTACTGGGGCGGTTGGTGCTGGGCATGGAAACCAGCGCCGGCGTGGCAAGCCTGTTGGTCAACTGCGAACTGTTTGGTTTGGGCTTGGATTACCCTCAACGCGCCAAATGTTTTTACGACCCGATCACACCCGAACAGGTGCTGGAAGTCGCCCGCAGCGTGCTTCACCCCGACCGCGTGGCGATCGCCATCGCAGGACCGTAA